The proteins below come from a single Halobacillus salinarum genomic window:
- the thpD gene encoding ectoine hydroxylase yields the protein MQDLYPSRKNNKPEIIERKDPVIHSDVTKEKGPLSEEQINFYQKNGFLQIENFFSDEEVSDMQKGIFELQDTNKDVQSEKVIREPQSDEIRSIFHVHNDDEYFKKVTNDQRILDIVQYLLGSDVYIHQSRINYKPGFTGKEFDWHSDFETWHVEDGMPRMRAVSLSIALSDNYTFNGPLMLIPGSQNYFVSCVGETPEDNYKESLKKQKLGVPDHNSLRWLADNGGGISVPTGKAGAITLFESNTMHGSNGNITPYSRNNLFMVFNSVENKLVEPFSGGKERPEFIAVREGARPLSFT from the coding sequence ATGCAAGATCTCTATCCTTCCCGCAAAAATAACAAACCAGAAATCATTGAACGCAAAGATCCAGTCATTCATTCAGATGTTACAAAGGAGAAAGGGCCTTTATCTGAAGAGCAAATCAACTTTTATCAAAAAAATGGATTTTTGCAAATTGAGAATTTTTTCTCCGATGAAGAAGTATCGGATATGCAGAAAGGAATTTTTGAATTACAGGATACAAACAAAGATGTTCAATCCGAAAAAGTGATCCGTGAACCTCAAAGTGATGAAATACGTTCGATCTTCCACGTTCACAATGACGATGAATACTTTAAAAAGGTTACGAATGATCAGCGGATTCTAGACATAGTACAATATTTACTAGGTAGTGATGTTTACATTCACCAATCACGCATTAACTACAAACCAGGCTTTACAGGTAAGGAATTCGACTGGCATTCAGATTTTGAAACATGGCATGTGGAAGATGGGATGCCAAGGATGAGAGCTGTGAGCCTATCCATTGCTCTCTCTGACAACTATACCTTTAACGGTCCGCTTATGTTGATCCCTGGATCTCAGAATTACTTCGTAAGCTGCGTAGGGGAGACTCCTGAGGACAACTATAAGGAATCCTTAAAGAAACAAAAGCTCGGGGTACCCGATCATAACAGCTTAAGATGGCTTGCCGATAATGGCGGCGGAATTTCTGTACCAACTGGAAAAGCTGGGGCGATTACTCTGTTTGAAAGCAATACAATGCATGGATCAAATGGAAATATCACCCCATATAGCCGTAACAACTTATTCATGGTATTTAACAGTGTAGAGAATAAATTAGTGGAACCTTTTTCAGGAGGTAAAGAACGTCCGGAGTTTATCGCTGTTAGAGAAGGGGCACGTCCATTAAGCTTCACTTAA